The proteins below come from a single Staphylococcus sp. MI 10-1553 genomic window:
- the sufD gene encoding Fe-S cluster assembly protein SufD, whose protein sequence is MTTETLNISEAQLVDYSQAHNEPSWMTELRKKSLKQVESLEMPKPDKTKLTKWDFDSFKQHETQGAVYNDLKELPKEIDRIINVENTENLVIQHNNTLAYTKVNEKALQDGVIIEHISEALIHHSDLVQKYFMKDAVTVDEHRLTALHTALMNGGIFVYVPKNVVVEHPIQYVVLHDDDNASFFNHVLLVTEESAEVTYVENYLSTASGEGNQLNIVSEVIAGANSNISYGSVDFLDQGFTGHIIRRGVTAADASIRWSLGLMNEGDQIIDNTTNLIGDRSSSELKSVVVGRGDQTINLTSRIVQYGKETDGYILKHGVMKENASSIFNGIGHIKHGGSGSSANQESRVLMLSENARGDANPILLIDEDDVEAGHAASVGRVDPEQLYYLMSRGISQSEAERLVIHGFLDPVVRELPIEDVQRQLREVIELKVGK, encoded by the coding sequence ATGACGACTGAAACATTAAATATTTCTGAAGCTCAACTTGTTGATTATTCACAAGCCCATAACGAACCTTCGTGGATGACTGAATTAAGAAAAAAATCACTTAAACAAGTCGAATCTTTAGAAATGCCTAAACCAGATAAAACAAAATTGACAAAATGGGATTTTGATTCATTTAAACAGCATGAAACACAAGGTGCTGTGTACAATGATTTAAAAGAATTACCAAAAGAAATCGATCGTATTATTAACGTAGAAAACACTGAAAACTTGGTAATTCAACATAATAACACGCTTGCATATACAAAAGTAAATGAAAAAGCGCTACAAGACGGTGTGATTATTGAGCATATAAGTGAAGCGTTAATTCATCATAGTGATTTAGTTCAAAAGTATTTTATGAAAGATGCTGTTACGGTAGATGAACACCGCTTAACTGCTTTACACACTGCATTAATGAACGGTGGTATTTTCGTCTACGTACCTAAAAATGTAGTCGTTGAACATCCCATTCAATACGTTGTGCTTCATGACGATGACAATGCAAGTTTCTTCAACCACGTTTTATTAGTGACTGAAGAAAGCGCTGAAGTAACATACGTAGAAAACTATTTATCAACTGCAAGTGGAGAAGGAAATCAATTAAATATTGTTTCTGAAGTCATCGCAGGCGCGAACTCTAACATTTCATATGGTTCTGTTGACTTTTTAGATCAAGGATTTACAGGTCATATCATTCGTCGTGGTGTGACTGCAGCAGATGCCTCTATTCGTTGGTCATTAGGTTTAATGAATGAAGGCGACCAAATTATTGATAACACAACAAACCTAATTGGTGATCGTTCATCTTCTGAGCTTAAATCAGTTGTGGTTGGACGTGGCGATCAAACGATTAACTTAACATCTCGTATTGTGCAATATGGTAAAGAAACAGATGGCTATATCTTGAAGCATGGTGTAATGAAAGAAAATGCTTCTTCTATCTTTAATGGTATTGGTCATATTAAGCACGGTGGTTCAGGTTCATCAGCAAACCAAGAATCACGTGTGTTAATGCTTTCTGAAAATGCACGTGGTGATGCGAACCCAATTCTATTAATTGATGAAGACGATGTAGAAGCAGGACACGCAGCATCAGTAGGTCGTGTAGATCCAGAACAACTTTACTACCTTATGAGTCGTGGTATTTCACAATCAGAAGCAGAACGTCTTGTCATTCACGGATTCTTAGATCCAGTTGTACGTGAATTACCAATTGAAGATGTTCAACGTCAATTACGTGAAGTGATTGAGCTGAAAGTAGGCAAATAA
- the sufC gene encoding Fe-S cluster assembly ATPase SufC — MPSTLEIKDLHVSIDDKEILKGVNLTINTGEIHAIMGPNGTGKSTLSSAIMGHPSYEVTQGEVLLDGVNVLELEVDERAKAGLFLAMQYPSEITGVTNADFMRSAINAQREEGNEINLMQFIKKLDKQMDFLDMDKDMAQRYLNEGFSGGEKKRNEILQLMMLQPKFAILDEIDSGLDIDALKVVSKGINEMRGEEFGSLIITHYQRLLNYITPDHVHVMYNGIVVKSGGAELAKRLEEEGYEWVKEEYESLMANQ, encoded by the coding sequence ATGCCATCAACATTAGAAATTAAAGACTTACATGTGTCTATTGACGATAAAGAGATCTTAAAAGGTGTTAACTTGACAATCAACACAGGGGAAATTCATGCCATCATGGGGCCAAACGGTACAGGTAAATCAACATTATCTTCAGCAATTATGGGCCACCCGTCTTATGAAGTGACACAAGGTGAAGTGTTATTAGATGGAGTAAATGTTTTAGAATTAGAAGTTGATGAACGTGCCAAAGCGGGTCTTTTCTTAGCTATGCAATATCCATCAGAAATTACGGGTGTGACAAATGCGGACTTTATGCGTTCAGCAATCAATGCGCAACGTGAAGAAGGTAACGAAATTAACTTAATGCAATTCATTAAAAAGTTAGACAAACAAATGGATTTCTTAGATATGGATAAAGACATGGCGCAACGTTACTTAAATGAAGGTTTCTCTGGCGGGGAGAAAAAACGTAACGAAATTTTACAATTAATGATGTTACAACCTAAATTCGCTATTTTAGATGAAATTGACTCTGGTCTTGATATCGACGCATTAAAAGTTGTATCAAAAGGAATCAATGAAATGCGCGGAGAAGAATTTGGTTCATTAATTATCACGCACTACCAACGTTTATTAAACTATATCACACCAGATCACGTGCACGTTATGTATAACGGTATCGTAGTGAAATCAGGCGGTGCTGAATTAGCAAAACGCCTTGAAGAAGAAGGTTATGAATGGGTTAAAGAAGAATACGAATCATTAATGGCAAACCAATAA
- a CDS encoding polyprenyl-phosphate transporter PopT produces MSKFKLSNIPRGFAMGVSDLIPGVSGGTIALLLGIYDDFIQSVSGVFSKNFKKSILFLLPIVIGMGLAIGILSSVINYLLAEHPVPTMFFFFGLILGIIPFLLRISRYRQTYHIQHWLVMLVCVIILATMAFFKGDSSHAVPSHIDLSGPMLIKYLIAGICASSAMLLPGISGSFVLLLFGVYSTVTFSISEAVRFNFEGLPVILLVGVGVVIGFVIASKIITFLLEHYTYLTYAAILGLVIGSLFSVFPGLPTSGLTWVVSIVTLIIGFAISYILGQFTAEAETK; encoded by the coding sequence ATGTCGAAATTTAAACTTTCTAATATTCCACGTGGTTTCGCAATGGGTGTCAGTGATTTAATTCCAGGCGTAAGTGGCGGTACAATTGCGTTATTACTCGGAATATATGATGATTTCATTCAATCAGTAAGTGGTGTTTTCTCAAAAAATTTTAAAAAGAGTATTTTATTTTTATTACCGATAGTGATTGGCATGGGCTTAGCAATCGGTATTTTAAGTAGTGTCATTAATTATTTATTAGCCGAACATCCCGTCCCGACTATGTTCTTTTTCTTTGGACTGATATTAGGGATTATTCCATTTTTATTACGCATCTCAAGATATAGACAGACATATCACATTCAGCATTGGCTCGTCATGCTTGTCTGCGTCATTATTTTAGCGACAATGGCATTTTTCAAAGGCGACAGTAGTCATGCTGTGCCTTCACACATCGATTTATCAGGACCGATGTTGATAAAATATTTAATTGCAGGGATTTGTGCATCAAGTGCGATGTTATTGCCCGGCATTTCAGGTTCATTCGTTTTATTATTATTCGGCGTTTACAGTACAGTGACATTTTCTATTTCAGAAGCTGTTCGTTTTAACTTTGAAGGGCTTCCTGTCATTTTATTAGTCGGTGTCGGTGTCGTCATCGGTTTTGTCATCGCAAGTAAAATCATTACGTTTTTACTCGAACATTATACGTATTTAACTTATGCTGCAATATTAGGGCTAGTGATCGGTTCACTCTTCTCAGTGTTCCCAGGACTGCCGACATCAGGACTAACATGGGTCGTCTCTATCGTAACACTCATTATCGGTTTTGCTATAAGTTACATCTTAGGTCAATTTACAGCCGAAGCTGAAACAAAATAA
- a CDS encoding MetQ/NlpA family ABC transporter substrate-binding protein has product MKKLSVLFTAIAALVLVLAACGKGSNESNSKKIVVAATPTPHGQVVKKAAEIMKKKGYDVEVREVNDYKIPNKLLDKGDVDANMFQHVPYLKAEQKSHGYQIEEVGKVLTTPMAVYSKKHKSLKDLPDGAKIYISNNPAEEGRFLSFFVKAGLIKIKDGVKIEDAKLDDIVENKKHLEFDNQQGAEFLPKTYNNNEGDAVIMNSNYAIDNGLKPLKDSIAVEDESSPFANILAVQKGHKNDEKYQELLKVLQSDEVRDYINKEFDGAVIPAK; this is encoded by the coding sequence ATGAAAAAATTATCAGTATTGTTCACTGCAATTGCTGCACTAGTGCTTGTTTTGGCAGCGTGTGGTAAAGGAAGCAATGAAAGTAATAGTAAAAAAATCGTTGTTGCAGCAACACCTACACCACATGGACAAGTTGTGAAAAAGGCTGCTGAGATTATGAAGAAAAAAGGGTATGACGTTGAAGTTCGTGAAGTCAATGACTATAAAATTCCGAACAAATTGTTAGACAAAGGTGATGTCGATGCGAACATGTTCCAACACGTCCCTTATTTAAAAGCAGAACAAAAGTCACACGGTTATCAAATTGAAGAAGTAGGTAAAGTCTTAACAACACCAATGGCTGTATATAGTAAAAAACATAAAAGTTTAAAAGACTTACCAGATGGCGCTAAAATTTATATTTCAAATAATCCAGCTGAAGAAGGACGTTTCTTATCATTTTTCGTTAAAGCGGGATTAATTAAGATTAAAGATGGTGTGAAAATTGAAGATGCGAAGTTAGATGACATTGTGGAAAATAAAAAGCATCTTGAGTTCGATAACCAACAAGGGGCAGAATTCTTACCAAAAACGTACAACAATAATGAAGGTGATGCGGTCATTATGAACTCTAACTATGCGATTGATAATGGTTTGAAGCCATTGAAAGATTCGATTGCGGTTGAAGATGAGTCATCCCCATTTGCGAATATTTTAGCTGTTCAAAAAGGACATAAAAATGATGAAAAGTATCAAGAGTTATTGAAGGTGTTACAGTCGGATGAAGTGCGCGATTATATTAATAAAGAGTTTGATGGTGCTGTTATTCCTGCGAAGTAA
- a CDS encoding MetQ/NlpA family ABC transporter substrate-binding protein, which yields MKRFLSIIVVLVVAVALAACGNGSDSKKEDKKIVVGASPAPHAEILEQAKPLLKDKGYDLEIKTINDYTTPNKLLDAGELDANFFQHTPYLDTEKKDKGYKIESAGNVHLEPMAVYSKKYKSLKDLPKGAEIFVSNNPSEQGRFLKFFVDEGLIKIKKGVKIQDATFDDITENKKDLKFNSKQSAEFLPKTFQNDEGDAVIINSNFAIEQKLNPQKDSIAVEKGEDNPYANLIAVKEGHKDDEKIKVLMEVLHSKDIKDFIKKKYDGAVLPAE from the coding sequence ATGAAAAGATTTTTATCGATTATTGTTGTTCTTGTTGTTGCAGTTGCTTTAGCCGCTTGTGGAAATGGTTCTGATAGTAAAAAAGAAGACAAAAAGATTGTTGTTGGGGCATCCCCTGCGCCACACGCTGAAATCTTAGAACAAGCAAAACCATTATTGAAAGATAAAGGTTACGATTTAGAAATTAAAACAATTAATGATTACACAACACCAAACAAATTATTAGATGCTGGGGAATTAGATGCTAACTTTTTCCAACATACACCTTATTTAGACACTGAGAAAAAAGACAAAGGTTATAAAATTGAATCTGCTGGTAATGTTCATTTAGAACCTATGGCTGTTTATTCAAAAAAATATAAAAGCTTAAAAGATTTACCAAAAGGGGCAGAAATTTTCGTTTCTAACAACCCATCTGAACAGGGACGTTTCTTAAAATTCTTCGTTGATGAAGGTTTAATTAAGATTAAAAAGGGTGTAAAAATCCAAGACGCAACATTTGATGATATTACTGAAAATAAGAAAGACCTTAAATTTAACAGTAAACAATCTGCAGAATTTTTACCAAAAACGTTCCAAAATGATGAAGGTGATGCCGTGATCATCAACTCTAACTTTGCTATCGAACAAAAATTAAACCCTCAAAAAGATTCAATTGCTGTTGAAAAAGGTGAAGACAACCCTTATGCAAACTTAATCGCTGTTAAAGAGGGCCATAAAGACGATGAAAAAATCAAAGTTTTAATGGAAGTTTTACATTCTAAAGACATTAAAGACTTCATTAAGAAAAAATATGATGGTGCTGTATTACCTGCAGAATAA
- a CDS encoding methionine ABC transporter permease, whose product MGKSFSEILQEMITMPNIRWPDVWEATYETLYMTIISTAFSFVLGLILGVILFLTSKSESKIGRVFYSIVSFVVNLFRAIPFIILILLLIPFTSLVLGTISGPTGALPALIIGASPFYGRLVEIALKEIDKGVIEAARSMGATTWNIILKVLIPESLPALISGITVTAIALVGSTAVAGVIGAGGLGNLAYLTGFTRNQNDVILVSTILILILVFIIQFLGDWITNKIDKR is encoded by the coding sequence ATGGGTAAAAGTTTTAGCGAAATCTTGCAAGAAATGATTACAATGCCAAATATACGTTGGCCTGATGTATGGGAAGCGACGTACGAAACATTGTATATGACCATTATCTCGACAGCATTTTCGTTCGTGTTAGGGCTTATCCTAGGCGTGATTTTGTTTTTAACATCGAAAAGCGAATCCAAAATCGGTCGTGTATTTTATAGCATTGTATCGTTTGTTGTGAACTTATTCAGAGCGATTCCATTTATCATTTTAATCTTACTCTTAATTCCGTTCACAAGTTTAGTACTCGGTACAATTAGTGGTCCGACAGGTGCGTTACCTGCATTAATTATCGGTGCTTCACCATTCTACGGACGTTTAGTTGAGATTGCTTTGAAAGAAATTGACAAAGGTGTCATCGAAGCGGCACGTTCAATGGGGGCAACAACTTGGAATATTATACTTAAAGTGTTAATTCCAGAATCATTGCCAGCGCTCATTTCAGGGATTACTGTGACAGCAATTGCGTTAGTAGGATCTACAGCAGTGGCAGGTGTTATCGGTGCAGGTGGTTTAGGGAACTTGGCATACTTAACAGGTTTCACGCGTAACCAAAATGACGTCATTTTAGTTTCAACGATTTTAATATTAATTTTGGTATTTATTATTCAATTCTTAGGTGATTGGATAACGAATAAAATAGATAAACGCTAA
- a CDS encoding methionine ABC transporter ATP-binding protein has translation MITLKNIVKKYESKTKSVTAVDGVNLEIGKGKIYGIIGFSGAGKSTLVRLFNHLEKPTSGEVVIGGDNIGQLSPAELRQKRQKVSMIFQHFNLLWSRTVLDNIIFPLEIAGVPKNEANARAQELVTRVGLQGREHAYPSELSGGQKQRVGIARALANDPEVLLCDEATSALDPQTTDEILDLLLQLKNEKNLTIIMITHEMHVIRRICDEVAVMENGRVIEEGKVSHIFEHPQHQVTRRFVQDDLKPSDDSEDLAQTFKLGKDEVLAKLIFSGENTTHPVVSHLTQTHGISVNILEGNIKHSKTGTLGYLLVHIEQFSSINFDQIQAELKAQNVEIEVVSHG, from the coding sequence ATGATCACACTTAAAAATATAGTGAAAAAGTACGAAAGCAAAACGAAATCTGTTACTGCTGTAGATGGCGTCAATCTCGAAATTGGAAAAGGTAAGATTTACGGCATTATTGGATTTTCGGGTGCAGGTAAAAGTACTTTAGTCCGTTTATTTAATCATTTAGAAAAACCGACATCAGGGGAAGTGGTTATTGGTGGTGACAATATCGGGCAATTAAGTCCAGCTGAGTTACGTCAAAAGCGTCAAAAAGTGAGTATGATTTTCCAACATTTCAATTTATTGTGGTCAAGAACTGTACTAGACAACATTATTTTTCCACTTGAAATTGCTGGCGTGCCGAAAAATGAAGCGAACGCACGTGCACAAGAATTAGTCACACGCGTTGGGCTACAAGGGAGAGAACATGCGTATCCATCAGAATTATCAGGAGGACAAAAGCAACGTGTTGGTATCGCGCGTGCATTGGCTAATGATCCAGAAGTCTTGTTATGTGATGAGGCCACAAGTGCATTGGACCCACAAACAACCGACGAAATTTTAGATTTGTTGTTACAACTCAAAAACGAGAAAAACTTAACGATTATTATGATTACACATGAAATGCACGTCATTCGTCGTATTTGTGATGAAGTTGCAGTCATGGAAAATGGTCGTGTGATTGAAGAAGGCAAAGTATCACACATTTTCGAGCACCCACAACATCAAGTGACACGCCGATTCGTTCAAGATGATTTGAAACCGAGTGATGATAGTGAAGATTTAGCGCAAACTTTTAAATTAGGCAAAGATGAAGTATTGGCTAAACTCATTTTTTCTGGTGAGAATACGACGCATCCAGTTGTGTCACACTTAACACAGACACATGGGATTTCAGTGAATATTTTAGAGGGCAATATTAAGCATTCTAAAACGGGTACATTAGGTTATTTATTAGTGCACATTGAACAGTTTTCGAGCATTAACTTTGACCAAATTCAGGCAGAGTTAAAAGCACAAAACGTTGAGATAGAGGTGGTCAGTCATGGGTAA
- a CDS encoding thioredoxin family protein — protein MKSVSKQSNNISEHFNQSVHLIFGYTPMCGTCKISERMLDIANEMTQLPIVKLDLNYHPEWSQEKEIQSVPILMIMRYNQEAERLYAFHSVPYLLEKLKKVIDDSE, from the coding sequence ATGAAGAGTGTTTCAAAGCAATCGAACAATATATCTGAGCATTTTAATCAAAGTGTTCATCTGATTTTTGGGTATACACCGATGTGTGGCACATGCAAAATATCAGAACGCATGCTTGATATCGCAAATGAAATGACACAGCTTCCGATTGTGAAGTTGGATTTGAATTATCACCCTGAATGGAGTCAAGAAAAAGAAATTCAATCGGTCCCTATTTTAATGATTATGCGCTATAATCAAGAAGCAGAGCGACTCTATGCATTTCATTCTGTGCCTTACTTGTTAGAAAAATTAAAAAAAGTCATTGACGACAGTGAATGA
- a CDS encoding toprim domain-containing protein, giving the protein MTMIHKVIVVEGKSDKKRVQEVLLEPVEIVCTHGTMGIEKLDNMIEYLYDKQVYILVDADAEGRRIRKWFTTYLSESTDIYIDTKYSEVARCPRDYLSNVLQHFDFKVKQDFYVKGKYSYEECFKAIEQYI; this is encoded by the coding sequence ATGACGATGATCCATAAGGTTATTGTTGTTGAAGGGAAATCTGATAAAAAACGTGTTCAAGAGGTGTTGTTGGAACCTGTCGAAATCGTTTGTACACATGGGACGATGGGAATCGAAAAGTTAGACAATATGATTGAATATCTGTATGATAAACAAGTCTACATTTTAGTAGATGCAGATGCAGAAGGTCGTCGCATTCGCAAATGGTTTACGACATATTTGAGTGAAAGTACAGACATCTATATTGATACGAAATATAGTGAAGTTGCCCGTTGTCCACGCGATTACCTCTCAAACGTATTGCAGCATTTTGATTTTAAAGTGAAGCAAGACTTTTATGTAAAAGGGAAGTATTCATATGAAGAGTGTTTCAAAGCAATCGAACAATATATCTGA
- the gcvH gene encoding glycine cleavage system protein GcvH, whose translation MAVPSGLKYSKEHEWVKVEGNTAIIGITDFAQSELGDIVFVELPEVDDEVSEGETFGSVESVKTVSELYSPVSGKVVAVNENLEDSPEAVNESPYEEAWMVKVELKDESELDALLDAAGYEKMIGE comes from the coding sequence GTGGCAGTGCCAAGTGGATTAAAATATTCAAAAGAACATGAATGGGTAAAAGTTGAAGGAAATACTGCAATCATTGGTATTACTGACTTTGCGCAAAGCGAACTTGGTGATATCGTTTTCGTTGAGCTTCCAGAAGTGGATGATGAAGTATCAGAAGGCGAAACTTTTGGTAGTGTAGAATCTGTTAAAACAGTATCTGAATTATATTCTCCAGTTTCTGGTAAAGTCGTTGCAGTGAATGAAAACTTAGAGGATTCACCAGAAGCAGTTAACGAATCACCATATGAGGAAGCTTGGATGGTTAAAGTTGAATTAAAAGATGAAAGTGAACTAGACGCATTATTAGATGCAGCTGGTTACGAAAAAATGATTGGCGAATAA
- a CDS encoding arsenate reductase family protein — protein MIKFYQYLNCTTCKKAAKFLSDNGVSFEPIDITQHTPTKEEFRQIIEKSDLDIKKFFNTHGAKYKELNLKDRLGDMSDEEKLELLASDGMLVKRPLAVSGDTVTVGFKEADYRDIWVS, from the coding sequence ATGATCAAATTTTATCAATATCTAAACTGCACAACGTGTAAAAAAGCAGCCAAGTTTTTATCAGATAATGGCGTGAGCTTTGAACCTATTGATATTACACAACATACACCGACAAAAGAAGAATTTCGTCAAATCATTGAGAAATCAGATTTAGATATTAAAAAATTTTTCAACACGCACGGTGCAAAATATAAGGAACTGAATTTAAAAGATCGATTAGGTGATATGAGTGATGAAGAAAAATTAGAATTACTCGCATCTGATGGCATGTTAGTGAAAAGACCACTTGCGGTTTCGGGTGATACGGTAACTGTTGGTTTTAAAGAAGCTGACTATCGTGACATTTGGGTGTCATAA
- a CDS encoding thioredoxin family protein, protein MQSITTMDAFNQVIQSNEPVIIKFEAGWCPDCRAMDMWIDPIVEKYNQYEWYAVNRDELEEAATQYEVMGIPSLLIFQNGKKLHHLHSANAKSPEQVESYLAESLG, encoded by the coding sequence ATGCAAAGTATTACAACTATGGATGCATTCAATCAAGTGATTCAAAGTAATGAACCTGTCATTATTAAATTCGAAGCAGGTTGGTGCCCTGACTGTAGAGCGATGGATATGTGGATTGACCCTATCGTTGAAAAATATAACCAATATGAATGGTATGCAGTAAATCGCGACGAATTAGAAGAAGCAGCAACGCAATATGAAGTGATGGGAATTCCGAGCCTTTTAATTTTCCAAAATGGCAAAAAGCTACATCACTTACATTCTGCCAATGCTAAGTCACCTGAACAAGTCGAAAGCTATTTGGCTGAAAGTTTAGGCTAG
- a CDS encoding nitroreductase family protein — MELQEAIKSRRSIKKFKRDMHIDESALKEAIYEAADAPNHGMREPWRVVYVPKHKLGEMSREVSRYAFPRDQEKQQSHYDAVTNLGSFLAIVMKCDARQREENENYLAVGAFAQNLLLLLYEKGIGTCWKTPEYIFKPKVRAAFGVGPDEKLIGFLYLTDLEEEDNFRKVPRKNKAMITEF, encoded by the coding sequence ATGGAACTTCAAGAAGCGATTAAATCAAGAAGAAGTATAAAGAAGTTCAAAAGAGATATGCATATAGATGAGTCAGCTTTAAAAGAGGCGATCTATGAAGCGGCAGACGCACCCAATCATGGTATGCGAGAACCTTGGCGTGTTGTGTATGTACCAAAACATAAGCTTGGCGAAATGAGTCGTGAAGTGTCACGTTATGCCTTTCCAAGAGATCAAGAAAAACAACAAAGTCATTACGATGCAGTAACGAACTTAGGTAGCTTTCTTGCGATTGTGATGAAATGTGATGCAAGACAACGTGAAGAAAATGAAAACTATCTTGCAGTCGGTGCTTTTGCGCAAAACCTGCTCTTATTACTGTATGAAAAAGGTATCGGGACATGTTGGAAAACGCCGGAATATATTTTTAAACCTAAAGTACGTGCGGCGTTTGGTGTGGGTCCAGACGAAAAGTTAATCGGATTTTTATACTTAACAGATTTAGAAGAAGAAGACAATTTTCGTAAAGTACCGCGTAAAAATAAAGCGATGATTACAGAGTTTTAA
- the aroD gene encoding type I 3-dehydroquinate dehydratase — protein sequence MKTQIVASLMPLNPTLTTEELHHIESYANDFDILELRIDGISNCEIAIIKEMIQQIVALPVTFELLVTYRTSQQGGKGTLSTDAYLQLLRQLATLDKIDFIDIEWEPNQDDRGQVVEAIHQGGKVSIASYHNFEKTPTIEVLKKTYYHMSKLGANHLKIAVMPKTQQDVLTLLQALSEANEALQQWVTGISMGQLGLISRTAQNTFGGALSYGALSDSIAPGQLHVQTLAQVLPLYSIFES from the coding sequence TTGAAAACACAAATTGTTGCGAGCTTAATGCCTTTAAACCCTACGTTGACGACTGAAGAATTGCACCATATCGAAAGTTACGCGAATGACTTCGATATTCTTGAGTTGCGCATCGACGGGATATCCAATTGTGAAATAGCAATCATTAAAGAGATGATTCAACAAATTGTCGCACTTCCGGTTACATTTGAATTGCTTGTGACGTATCGAACGTCTCAACAAGGAGGCAAGGGCACATTATCAACGGATGCGTATTTGCAGTTATTGCGTCAGTTAGCCACATTAGACAAGATCGATTTCATTGATATTGAATGGGAGCCCAATCAAGATGACCGTGGTCAAGTGGTTGAAGCCATTCATCAAGGAGGGAAAGTGTCGATTGCTTCTTATCATAATTTTGAAAAGACACCTACGATAGAGGTGCTTAAGAAGACGTATTATCATATGTCGAAACTGGGTGCCAACCATTTAAAAATTGCGGTGATGCCTAAGACACAACAAGATGTATTAACATTGTTACAAGCATTGAGTGAGGCAAATGAAGCATTACAACAATGGGTGACTGGGATTTCGATGGGGCAACTCGGACTTATTTCTAGAACGGCACAAAACACGTTCGGTGGCGCGTTGTCTTATGGTGCATTGTCTGACAGTATCGCACCAGGTCAACTTCATGTACAAACGTTAGCACAAGTATTGCCGCTATACAGTATATTTGAAAGTTAA